One stretch of Ooceraea biroi isolate clonal line C1 chromosome 4, Obir_v5.4, whole genome shotgun sequence DNA includes these proteins:
- the LOC105284921 gene encoding segmentation protein Runt: MHLPEPFGMESGYKTIHDTIRSQYDRNEVVQTGSPSILCTSLPTHWRSNKSLPQSFKVIALDDVNDGTLVTIQAGNDENWCGELKNNTAVMKNQVAKFNDLRFVGRSGRGKSFTLTIQIHTLPLQLATYSKAIKVTVDGPREPRSKSGYQYGPGFPGLGILSPWLDATYLGHWHLPHPALLKGTVTIPTSTELFNPALAPVLSPYQIEHIKYPDYSAFTIATGTTTTNALTPNPLVVAGTPPRTPTNLSDCGSDLGVNVGDDRSAFMPISRLSTLPSNASSSSDKDSTRPTEGVKNPLKAPPALISKKPSVSDRSSSTKLSSSQPTKPVWRPY, from the exons ATGCATTTACCGGAACCGTTTGGAATGGAGAGTGGCTACAAAACGATTCATGATACTATCAGAAGCCAATATGATAGAAACGAGGTGGTGCAAACCGGCAGCCCTTCTATCCTGTGCACCTCGCTACCAACGCACTGGAGGTCGAACAAGTCTCTTCCGCAATCGTTCAAGGTCATAGCGCTCGATGATGTCAACGATGGTACTCTGGTCACCATTCAAGCGGGCAACGACGAGAACTGGTGCGGCGAACTGAAAAACAACACTGCCGTGATGAAGAACCAGGTCGCCAAGTTCAACGATCTCAGATTCGTCGGTCGTAGTGGCAGAG GAAAGTCGTTTACATTAACGATCCAGATTCATACGTTGCCACTACAACTAGCGACGTATAGCAAAGCAATCAAGGTCACAGTAGATGGCCCACGCGAACCGAGATCCAAGTCGG GTTATCAGTATGGTCCTGGATTTCCTGGCCTAGGTATACTGAGCCCCTGGTTGGATGCCACGTATCTCGGGCATTGGCATTTACCACATCCTGCGTTACTTAAAG GTACAGTGACGATACCGACGTCCACCGAATTGTTCAACCCAGCACTCGCGCCGGTACTCTCTCCGTATCAGATCGAGCATATCAAGTACCCTGATTACTCGGCATTCACGATAGCCACTGGTACTACTACGACGAACGCATTGACACCGAACCCGTTGGTCGTCGCCGGTACTCCGCCGAGGACTCCAACCAACCTTAGCGACTGTGGGAGTGACCTAGGAGTGAACGTGGGCGATGACCGGAGTGCCTTCATGCCTATTTCTAGGCTAAGCACTCTGCCGTCGAACGCGTCTTCGTCTTCGGACAAAGACTCCACAAGACCGACGGAGGGTGTGAAGAACCCACTGAAGGCACCGCCCGCGCTCATCTCCAAGAAACCGTCCGTGTCAGACAGGAGTTCATCAACCAAACTTTCGTCGTCACAACCCACGAAACCGGTGTGGAGGCCGTACTAG